The genomic interval TCTCCACACTCTTACTGAACACTGCAAAGGAGGGCCCTGGGATGGATGGTGGCCGGGAGGTGGGCTGGCCACCCACGCACCTCATCTCATCTGCCCATTCATAATCCAGTGATGAAATGCTGGTTATCAGGGGCAGGAGCAGTAAAAGGGGAGAAGCAAAGCAAGGTACCCAGTGGTGCCACCAGTGGTGCCAGGTCAGAAGGGACCAGGTACAGGCTGGCTTTCCCTGAAGTCTTCTTCTTCCCTACTGTTGGTTGACACCAACCCGGCTGTATATTCCTGAGTCAGCCTTGGCAACCTATAGCGACAGGCTCCTtctttgacacttttttttttttttttttttacagagacagagagagagagagatagggacaaacagacaggaacggagagagatgagaagcatcaatcattagtttttcgttgcaacaccttagttgttcattgattgctttctcatatgtgccttgaccgtgcagctacagcagaccaagtaaccccttgctcgagccagcgtgggtcctagctggtgagctttgctcaaaccagatgagcccgcgttcaagctggggacctcggggtctcgaacctgggtcctctgcatcccagtccgacgctctatccattgcaccactgcctggtcaggctttttctttttttttttcttttttttttttaaaattatttatttatttattcacttttagagagagaagagagagaagggggaaggagcaggaagcatcaactcccatatgtgccttgaccaggcaagcctggggttttgaaccggcaacctcagcattccaggtcgacactttatccactgcgccaccacaggtcaggcaaggcttttTCTTTGACTCTTGTAGAGTCAGGCTTGTGGCCTCCCTGCCACCTCTCAGGCAGCCCAGGACCCGACTTCTGACAGCCTGTCTCTGCCTAGCAACCCTGCAAGGGtcccttttgtgttttttttgttttgttttgttttttggtgttttttttttgtttttttttttgcatttttctgaagctggaaaccgggagagacggtcagacagactcccgcatgcgcctgaccgggatccacccggcacggccaccagggggcgatgctctgcccctctggggcatcgctctgtcgcgaccagagccactccagcgcctggggcagaggcaaaggagccatccccagcgcccgggccatctttgctccaatgaagcctcggctgcgggaggggaagagagagacagagaggaaggagagggggaggggtggagaagcagatggacgcttctcctgtgtgccctggccgggaatcgaacccgggacttctgcacaccaggccggcgctctaccactgagccaacccgccagggcccaaGGGTTCCTTTTGTACATAAGGGTCTGACCTGTCTGTTGTTCACTGGGTTTATAAAGCTTTATTAAAGATAAATAGgttctggtcctggccagttggctcagtggtagagtatcaacccagagtgtagaagtcccacacagaagaggtgaccatttgcttctctatccatcccctctccctcttctctctgtctctctcttcccctcctgcagccaaggctccattggagcaaagatggcccgggcgctggggatggctctgtggcctctgccccaggcgctagagtggctctggtcgcaacatggcgacgcccaggatgggcagagcatcgccccctggtgggcagagcgtcgcccctggtgggcgtgccaggtggatctcggtcgggcgcatgcgggagtctgtctgactgtatctccgtttccagcttcagaaaaatgaaaaaaaaaaaaaaaaagaaagaaagaaaaagaaaaagaaaaagggtgtATTAGGTCAATagtaagcaaaagagaaaaaaattcttttttttaagcaggaaagagagagagagaggaagaaacagagatgagaagtatcaactcgtagttgcagcactttagttgttcattgattgcttctcatacctgccttgactgggggctacagctgagccagtgaccccttgctcaagccatcaacgttgggctcaagctagtgtgaccttaggcttcaagccaatgagcaTGGGATAATGTCgataattccatgctcaagctgatgaccctgcgctcaagctggtgagcctgcactcaagacagatgaggccatgctcaagccggtgatctcagagtttcaaacctgggacctcagtgtcccagatcgatgctctgtccacaCTGCCACCAGTCAGGGGGGGAACAAAACATGGCCCCAAGTTCCTGGGTGCTCTCAGCCTCCATATGGAGCTGCAGACACCTCTTAGGGCTGGTTCTTCACTTGTGTGCTGAGCTCTGCCAGCCCCAATCCCTCATCCACCGGGCCTGACCTTCTGGCTTTGATCCCAGACAGCCCGGGGTGATGAGGGTAAGAAGGCAGACACAGCTCCCCAGCTACTCTGAGCTGGGCAGTGGGTATACTTTGTAGATGTAGCCAGTTGAAGCTGACACCCCCGCCCCCGGATTGCATCTGCCCTATTTGCCCAGATGTTCAAGGTCCCTGCGTCCTCTGACAAGCATGGGCCCATCCAATGGCTCCAAAAGGCCTCAGAAATGAGATCATCCTACCCCAGTTCTGTGAGGTGTCACAAAAGGCACAGCAATGTACAATGGTTAAGAACACTGATGCCAGTCAGGCAAACCAGGGTTTGCCTCCCTCTCTGCCATTTATTAGCTGGGCAACCTACTAAATTAAACTCTTGGActcagtttattcatttataaaataagattaaTAATATCTACTACTTgaggaacaactaagtggaatgagttgatgcttctctctcaaatcaatggaaaaagtaaaaaaaaaaaaaaggaaagaaaaatatctactacTTCAGAGGGTTGTCATGAGGATTACATAAAAGAATGCTTTggatttagcacagtgcctacaCACATTACTGCTACTATAATCCTtacccttgggggggggggtatatggGCCTAGGAGGGGCCTGGACACCACAGTCGAGGAACTACCTGCTTTGCCCTTTTGGTCCTGAATATTTAAATCACTATGTATTTATTACTTCCCTGCAATCTTCCACCAGAGCGGAAGGAACTGGCCCTTTGAATAACGAGATCACATGAGAACAGAATCATGGTGCCTTAgctacaagtcttttttttttttttagattttatttattgattttagaaagagaggaggaggaatgggaagcaccaacttgtagttgctttttgtatgtgccttgattgggtaaACCAGGGGtcttgaacccacaacctcagcattccaggtcaatgcctaatccactgagccaccacaggtcaggtgctatGGGTCCATTTTTGACCCTGCTTAGTCTAGGCTTCAGGTTTGGTACCCTGACTTAACTGTCCTAGACTccagctgcctgaccagtggctcTCATGGCCTGGCTCTTGGGCACTGCCCTACTACTTGCTAGATTAAAGGTACTGGGGCAGATTCTATTGCTTGCCCAGGgtcgggtggtggtggtggtggccacAGGCCTGCTGCCATGACAACCAAAGGACACTGATGTAGGAATGTGAAACTGGTGGAGTGGAGAGGGTGGGAAGAAACTGGGATCCAGGGTGTCAGAGAGCAAAGTAATATATATGGGCCTTTTTAGCCTGGAAATGAATTTCTCAGTAGGTCAACCCTACCCATATTCTCCAAAACGAGGCAGGAGAAGGAAAAGCCAGGGAAGGCCGTTTGCTCAGAGTTGAAGATGCTAGAAGTGGGGGAAGACCCTATTAGTGCTAGAGAGAGAACAGGCATTCCCCTTCCCCAGTTCTCTAAGCCTTCAAAGAGACCAGTGATTTGATTTATAGCCAGTGCTTTATTAAACATAAATAGTCtcataagaggaaaaataaacatgtcCCCAGGCCAAAAGAGAGTATGtgtatttatgaaaaagaaatgtgttagGTCCTTGATCTGTGCTCTGAAGGGATGGTCAGTCaggcagggcctgggccaacCGGTAAGGCAGATGAGGGTCTCGGTCCTGGGGCACTCACTGCTCCTGGGTGCCCCAGGAGATGTAGTCTGGCCGCGTGGCAGCGTGGTACTCGTCGATGAGCTGCTGTACAATCTCCCTGGACGTGTCCAGCTCATCAAAGTTCTCCTTGAAGATGTCCTCCTTGCGGAACTGCTCCAGGAAGGCTTCCCGCTTCCGTAGCTTGTCGTACTGGCGGCAGGTCCGCTCAAAGAGCTTGAAGTGTATAGAAAGCAGGGTCACGAGATACTCTGAGGACCAATACGATCCAGAGAGCCAGGGAATCAAGGCTGGGCTATCGTTACAGTAAAAAAGCCAAAGCAGAGCAGCAGGGGTGGAGAGGTGAGGCGCAACCAGGGGAAGTATGGGAAATAGGTAAAGCGTGAAACTCACCGAGGAGATGCTGGTATGGTTGGCCATCATGAGCCCGCTGACACGGTGGGCAGACGGCAGGTAGGGAGACTTCCTGGACAGGGCCACCTGGATGCTGGCTGGGCCCCAGGGGATGAAGTTGGCCAACTTCCGTTCCCGGATCCTCTGCAGGCTCTTGTGCACCTGGAGTTGGAACAGGAGTGGTGGTGGTCACCTCTCCTCTACCCCGATGGGTCCCAGGGGTGGAACGAAGGGGTCCCACCTACCTGAGTGGGATCCACCTCCCCCTGGATGATGTTGAGGATGGCAATGTAGCAGTGGTTGGTCTGGCGATCCCGGCCGGTGGACACCATCACGTTCTTGGGCTGTAGCAGCCGCCTCATGACATCCAGGACCGTGGTCTTCCTCACACTGGCCACCTGAGGGGACAGTGGGCCACAGTGACGAGGCCAGCACTCAGGTCAATATCCGGAGATGCATGGACAGAGAAGAGTAGGCAACACATGTTCCCCACCAGACTCGGGGCAGTATGGTCTCTTTGGGGAGTGTCTTTAGATTCAGGTCTATACTGAGCCTCTGCCGTGGGATCAGGAATCTTAGGCAGCCTCAGCTCAGCAAACTCATGTCCCTGTACAGGAGCATAAGCAGATTCCAtacagcccagcccttgcagggagccaaaggcaggggagagaggagagcaagtCAGCACGGAACTCATCTAGTCTGTGCCAGTCCCTGAGCACAGAGCCTCCTGGGGcagcagggagaagagaaagacgaGGTTAGGGCTTCTGGGCCCCACACCGAGAGCTCTTCTTACCGACTGGTCTGTGGTGAGGGGGGTGTAACCAGTCATGAGGAAATGGAGGCGTGGTGTGGGAATGAGCGAGGCGATGAGGCCGATGAGGTCGTTGTTCATGTAGCCAGGGTAGCGCAGGGTGGTGGTGCTGGCCGACATGATGGTGGATACCTGGGGATAGGGATGCCATGTCATGGCTCTTGACCTGGTTGGAGGGCGCTCCTTTCACCAGAAAGCACTCCAATAGGGACAGATTCCAGTCTAAAGGAGTCCAgaagtgggggctcaccagctggttGATCTGGGAGAAGGATGGGTTCTGGATGTGCAGGCGGTCTGTGGCGATCCTGTTCAGGGCTGTGTTGTCCAGCACCACCTGGGGGGATGGAAGAGGGTGGCAAATTTTGGGGATTAGAAAGAACAGGACCTCTGCCTGAGCCTGGGCTTTGAAGTTTAATTTCCCTTGGGCCTCAAAGCCGGAAAGACCTACCCAAAAGGGACTTACACAGGACTGGGGCCTAGGAGGTCTCAAAATGGAACTTTTAAGTGCATAAAAATGATGAAACAGGGGGATTAGAAGTAGGGAAAGGTAGAATCTAGGACTCACCACACAGTCTGCATTCTGGGTCAGCCTCTTGAGTGTGAGCAGTGAGTTGTAGGGCTGGACCACCACATCGCTCATCTCGTCctggttgggaaacactgagtaTGTCTGCACCAGCTTCTTGGGGTATCTGGTGGGGGTTGGGAGAAGAGAGTCAGAGCAACAGACTGGAGGCTTGGTAAACATGCGGCTCCCAACAACTTTTGGGAAGCAGCTACATCTGGATGGGGAAAATAGCGTGGGACCATGAGATCAGTAGAGAAGGTAGACTTGACTTTTGGATGTCTGTAACCTTCCCAAACGACAGAGAGACATCTTAGGATCTAGGGTTCCAATTCCAAACTGTCCAAACTCCCTGAACCTTTATCTCTTAATCTAGGTCTGGATTCTAGGCTCCACTCCCGGGATTTGGTTCTCAGCCATCATATCTTGACTTTCCTCACTACGGGAAGAACTAGAGGTCCCTTTCCTGCTCCAGTGAGTAGGAAGGCATATCTGGAGGGACTCCCAGTTACTTAGGAAACCAAGTCCTCCCAGCCGCTCAAAACACAGACGTACCTGTCGTTCAGCCGTTCTAAGAGGTAGGAGCCTAAGCCAGAGCCTGTCCCCCCAGCGATGGAGTGACACAACACAAAGCCCTGCATGGGAAAGGGGCAGTCAGAATctaggtatcttttttttcttttttcttttctttttctttctttctttctttctctttctttctttccttcctttttcctttccttctttctttccttccttctttctctctttctttcttccttccttctctcccttccttccttcctcccttcctcccttcctccctccctccctccctcctttctttctttcttagacagagagagagtgagagagagggatagatagggacagacagacaggaacggagagagatgagaagcatcaattattagtttttcattgcgataccttagttgttcattgattgctttctcataagtgccttgaccgtgggccttcagcagaccaaataaccccttgctcgagccagcgaccttgggtccaagctggtgagctttgctcaaaccagatgagcctgcgctcaagctggagacctcggggtctcgaactgggtcctctgcatcccagtccgacgctctatccactgtgccaccgcctggtcaggcagaatctaGGTATCTTGTGGCAGGATTTCAAATTGGGCCCGTCCCACAATTTCTCGGAATCCTACCTTTCTGAGCCCtctcctccactcctctccccccacacatAGAGCTTAGGCGACTTCGCCTTATTTCCCTGAAGGTCTGGAGGCTTCCAGTGCAAAGGGTACATGGGTGAGTCTCATACCTAACAGGTGGCTTCTAAAGGGCGTTACTGAGCCTTCCCTATGTCAATTTCCACCAGCATTCCTGACCACTTACCTCTAGACTGTCACTGCCATCTGCCTCCCGGTCTATGATATCAAAAATGTCCTCATGGATCTTCTCTCCCTGTACAGATGTGGGGAGGGTCAGAGTGGCAGGACCATGAGGCAAGGACTCCGACATCAGAACAGCCACCCTTAATTCTCCTTATAGCACCTAGAAGTCCTTTTTGGAGCACAGTGGCCCTGCTTTTTATTTTCGCTGAGAGGCAGTGTAACAGTGGTTAGGAGGAGGCACTCTACATCCAGACTGCTTAGGCTCATATACTAGCTCTAGTTCTATGTAGCTGAGTGACTCTGGGCAGGTTACCTAATCTTTGCatacctcagtctcctcatctgtataatgaaGGTAATAATACAAGTTCATATACCCTTATCTAAAATAGTTGGGGCTTAGGTTTTGGACTTCAAATATTTCAGATTCTAGAATATGTACCCAGAAGATACATATAATGTATGTTCAGAAAAACACTAGTGGGGTCTGAGGTGTGCTAATCAAATACAGGAATATTTCTGCAAAGAGAAGTATGCATAATGACAATAAATTGAGTAGAAGTTATAAAATAGCCTGTCTCCATTGAGAGTTGGTTTTGCTGCTAAATAAGTTATACATAGTCTTTTGCTTtcagggtttttctttctttctatttttgattCTAGAAAGGCAGCTAAGTGTCTGTGGGTTAGAAGGTTAAACAAGTTAGCATGGTTTGGTACACAGCACTAGCTAGTTTCGTCTCTCAATAATattacatagccctggccggttggctcagtggtagagcgttggcctggcgtgtggaagtcccgggtttgattcccggccagggcacacaggagaggcgtccatctgcttctccacccctccccctctccatcctctctgtctctctcttcccctcccgcagcagaagctccactggagcaaagatggcccaggcgctggggatggctccttggcctctgccccaggcgctagagtggctctggtcgcgacagagcgacgccccggaggggcagagcatcgccccctggtcggcgtgcggggtggatcccggtcgggcgcatgcgggagtctgtctgactgcctccccatttccagcttcagaaaaatacaaaaaaataaaataaaataataataatattacataGTTGACCTAGAGAAAGGAACTCCCCTcagcatctctctccctctcccatttatACATTCTCTATCTGATTTCATCTCTCTAGGGGAAGTCACAGGGCCTGtctccacacaggaaaagtgttgAGCCTCCTGCCAGGGAACAGCAAATGACCTGGGAGAATCCACTGGCCCAGTTATTGCCAGCTCCTCCTCCATGCTCTGACAGGTAGATGTTCTCTGGGTTGTAGAGCTTGGCATAGGGGGAGTTGAGGATGGAGTGgatcacccggggctccaggtcCAGCAACACGGCCCTGGGGATGTAGTGCTCATCGTCTGCCTGTCAAGGAGAGTCCAGGACGGAACCCAATTAGCAAAAGCCTTGCCAGTCCTCCATCCTCCCAACTCTCCTGCCTACCCTCCCACCTCAAGCCAACCACTCTGGCTCCTTTGCCCAGAGGGCTTCCCAGTAGCAACCCTCTGCCCTTCCCTTTTAGGCCCCTTGGGCAACTGCCGGCTCTGGCCAAGTCGCTGGTTGCACCTGGTAGAAAAAGACGTCCTTGCGGTCAGTGCCCTCGGTGGCGAATTCCTCCACGATGCCCTCGGGGCTGATACCATGCTCCGCGCACAGTTGTTTCCAGAACTCGAACCCAactggggtggagggaaggggtgggcgggggagaaagaggagatcTGGGTCTGGGCAGGTTCCAACTAGCAGCTGGGGGACTGAGCGCCTGGGTCGGGGGATAGGAAGTCAAGCTTCAGGAGTCTCCCACGACCGAGGAAAGGGCTGTATGCCAGCGACTGGGCAGGGAAAGGGCCCTCGGGGCTGGGCAACTGAACACTGGGTCAGGCATGTCTCGCTTTTCGATTCTGGGAAGGGCAGATGGGAGTCTAAGATCCCGCAGCGAGATCTCACTGAATCTAAGGAGCCTGGCCAGTAGAAGGGCTGGAGGTTCGCTCACTCTGATTGCCGCACTGGCCCAACTGTAGGGTGATGATTTCCCTCGGCATCGCTCCTCAGGCACCGCCTTGCAGCCGCTCTAGCTAGCAAAGCCGCCGCTCGCCAGCCCGCTCACCGCACGACGCAGGCGCCAACCAACCAGCCCCGCCACGAACTTTCTCCGCTCCAATGGCAAGTAAGTTCTGGTGATGGCACTTCCTTATTCATTTGGCTTCAGTCATGCCAACTACGCGTGCGCAGTTCCGGATGGGTCTCTGCTCCCTGGAAAAAGGGACGCACTTTGACGCAGTGTTCCCTTGGTAGACGCGAGCTGGAGCCCTTGCGCAGGCGCACTGTTAAGGGaagccacctccccccccccccccgccgaaTCGCGCATCTGCGCAGTTGGTGTTATTGTCACTGTCGGGCCGCGGCCCCGGATGTGGTGGCTGCCGGGGGGAGATGGcggaggcagagggggtggccGCGGCCCCAGACCCAGCCTCGGGGCCGACTTTCAAGGGCCACGGCGCCATGTCAGGCACCTTGGAGCGGGACCAGCAGGTTGAGGCGGCGCAGCGGGCCCTGCTGGAGGTGCTGGGGCCTTACGAGCCTCTGCTGAGCCGGGTGCAGGCGGCCCTTGTGTGGGAGCGGCCAGCCAGAAGCGCCCTGTGGTGCCTGGGGCTGAACGCAGCTTTCTGGTGAGAAACTGGACCCTCGGAAACTCTCCGAGGCGCGAATTCGTCAGGTTTCTCTAGAGCTCCACCTCTCGCCTCCCCTGTTTT from Saccopteryx leptura isolate mSacLep1 chromosome 2, mSacLep1_pri_phased_curated, whole genome shotgun sequence carries:
- the LOC136392107 gene encoding tubulin gamma-1 chain — protein: MPREIITLQLGQCGNQIGFEFWKQLCAEHGISPEGIVEEFATEGTDRKDVFFYQADDEHYIPRAVLLDLEPRVIHSILNSPYAKLYNPENIYLSEHGGGAGNNWASGFSQGEKIHEDIFDIIDREADGSDSLEGFVLCHSIAGGTGSGLGSYLLERLNDRYPKKLVQTYSVFPNQDEMSDVVVQPYNSLLTLKRLTQNADCVVVLDNTALNRIATDRLHIQNPSFSQINQLVSTIMSASTTTLRYPGYMNNDLIGLIASLIPTPRLHFLMTGYTPLTTDQSVASVRKTTVLDVMRRLLQPKNVMVSTGRDRQTNHCYIAILNIIQGEVDPTQVHKSLQRIRERKLANFIPWGPASIQVALSRKSPYLPSAHRVSGLMMANHTSISSLFERTCRQYDKLRKREAFLEQFRKEDIFKENFDELDTSREIVQQLIDEYHAATRPDYISWGTQEQ